From Pedobacter aquae:
AAACTCTTGAGGATAATAACTTTTTAAAGTTTCAGATACAGTACTAACAAATTTTGCTTTACTAAGGTATAGGTATTCTAATTTTCTGTTAAGTTTTAATTTTAATAAATATATGAGTTTAAACGAGCCTAATACTTTATAGCCATAAGTCCAAGGGTCTCTATAATCTAAAATAAGTTGGTAATTTAACCGCTTGGCGAGGTAATCAGCGTAAGAAAAAATCCCGAAAGGTCCACCAGAAACAATGATAAAACCTTTCTTTAGCTGCTTTAAGTTTTGAGGTATGGTCTTATAACCCGGATGATTAATATCTCTCCTAAAATAAATTTGATATAAAATATGTAGGGTTTTAGCAATTAATAAGTGATTCTTCCTAAACAAGAAAAATATTAAGGTTTGTAAAGGATTTAATTGAGGCTTTATAACATGCAAATTTGAGCTAATACTTGAATCTAATTGATCCACATTATTGGTCTCATGTCCCATCCATGTTTTTTCTTTCCAAGGATAATCAAACTCATAAATATGAACATTTTCATATCCGGATATAAATGCTTTAGCAAAACTCTTATACCGTTCTGCCGAAGTTGTATTATCGCGGATATGAGCCGTAATAAATATGATCTCTGTATCGTTATTTTTCACAAAATCAATTTAACCTCATTAAAAATCATCATAAAAATTTCTAAATGAGCTCCTTATTCCTAAAGTAAATATGCCTGTATTACTATTTATTAACTGATTTTTTTCAGTTCTTAGAATCCCCCCAAGTTCTAGTCTTAAGTTACTCTTAGGATTTATCAAATAAGATACATTAGCTTTAGCAAAATAAAAGTCTGTAGGTACTCCATTACCCACTTTACTGCCATAATCTAAAGTTCTGGTATTATATGAAAGAAAAATGTTTTTACCAAAATTCTGATTTACAGGATCTAAACCATAGAAAGCATAAGTAAGTTGTCCGTTAAAATCAAATCTATGAAGACTGTAATTGATTATCCCAACAAATTCTCTAAAATTTGCTCCAAAGGGATGGGCTAAGGGTTGATTATAATGAGTATAACTAGATAATCTATCAAAATGTGCATAAGTATAAGGTCTCGCAGTATTAAATTCTCCCAAATAATTTAACCGCTTTACCCCAAATAAATTACTACCTCTAAACCCTAGTTGTAAGGCCCATTTATTTGCCCAATAACCATTTCTCGCGAAAAATTCTTTAGCCGTGAATTCATCAATCATAAATTGCCCGTAGATAGCGGTGTTTGCTAAAACTTCATACTTAAGATTTAATCCTAATCGCATTTTATC
This genomic window contains:
- a CDS encoding glycosyltransferase family 4 protein, which codes for MKNNDTEIIFITAHIRDNTTSAERYKSFAKAFISGYENVHIYEFDYPWKEKTWMGHETNNVDQLDSSISSNLHVIKPQLNPLQTLIFFLFRKNHLLIAKTLHILYQIYFRRDINHPGYKTIPQNLKQLKKGFIIVSGGPFGIFSYADYLAKRLNYQLILDYRDPWTYGYKVLGSFKLIYLLKLKLNRKLEYLYLSKAKFVSTVSETLKSYYPQEFQSKIHVISNGFNYSNEDLSLEIPENFNIVYAGTVYDDQLIDDTFFKAMQLFLNNCNTKKIKLQFFGSFYNEKLRKKLKEFDLDDFTEITPRLRRDELKTYFNNASVFLHLRYGDKSGIITSKQSDYLFFRKPILLPVSDEGDIEKSILNNQAGYVCSNVKENVDVLNKLYQKFLNQNPERILQSEDFLNKNSREYQANLLLKMMAC